The window ATCCATTGCCATTGTCCGTCCGTCAAATCGCTGGGATAATTCGCACTCATTGTTACGGCTCCGTCTTCCTTGACTTGAGAACCAAGAGGGCGGAGTCGTAACGTTTTTCATCGATTCAGGCAATTTGAAGACTTGTTCTAACCGAGACATTAGCCCGTGAGGCCAACATTCGGCGAGGCGACCGCGTGTTGGATGTCGGCTGCGGAATGGGTTCTTCGTCAATCCACCTGGCTTCTCATTTCGCCTGCGACGTTACTGGGGTCACGATTAGCCCCGTACAGCGCCAATGGGCGCAATGTGCCGCGCGTTGGCATCATGTCGCCGGGCGAGCCAAGTTTCTTTGCGCGGATGCCGAACAGGTGGCATTTGATTCGCAAGCCTTCGATGTGGTATGGAGCATCGAATGCACCGAGCACCTCTTCGACAAGCGACAGTTCTTTCAGCGCGTGGCACAATGGTTACGGTTAGGCGGACGGGTTGCCATTTGCGCATGGTTAGCTGGCAGCTCGTGCGATTCAGACATGATGTCGCGTGTGCATCGCGTCTGAGAGGGCTTCTTCTGTCCTTCGCTCGGCACCGCGGAGGATTACACAACCTGGATGCAAAACTCCGGCTTGATGTCGGTTCGGTTCCAGGACTGGACTTCGGCCGTGACGCGCACCTGGGAAATCTGTCAAGAGCGAGTGCGCCGCAGTGGTGTGCGATGGCTGGCCCGCGCCGTCGATGCCAATAGTGTGCTATTCCTTGATCGGTTCGACGCGATTCTTCAAGCGTATCGTACCGGTGCGATGCAGAATGGATGCTTCATCGCCGAGCGTACTCTCTAGTTAAAAGCGAGCATGGATGCGTCGCATTGCTGGCCTTACCTTTGGTATCGCCACACACGTCTTGTTTGCCGTGACGGTGTGGCATTTGTTTTGGTTCCTAAAGGGATCGACGACACCGACGGATGCGTACGGCAGCATGCGGGTCGATGCGCTGCTAGCGCTGCAGTTCACAGTGCCACACAGCCTGTTGCTGCTGCCGGCGGTGCGCAACCGTTTGAGGCGCGTGATTCCATCGGCATTTTATGGATGCTACTATTGTGTTGTCACCTGCCTGACCTTGCTGCTGATGATCGCCAGCTGGCAACCGTGCTCAACCATAATCTGGCAGGCGTCAGGCATCGGCCAGACGGCGCTCACGATAGGTTTCTTCGCATCTTGGATTGCGATCCTCTACAGCCTGAGTTTGACGGGGCTGGGCTACCAAACCGGCTGGACGCCATGGTGGCATTGGCTTCGTGGCACTCCTCTACCGCAACGGCGCTTTGAACCGACGGGTGCATACAGGCTGCTAAGGCACCCGGTGTATCTCAGTTTTATCGGTCTCATCTGGTTTACACCGCTGATGACGATCGATCGCGCGATCCTGGCGGGTGTTTGGACCTCGTACATTTTTCTAGGTAGTTCGCTCAAGGACCGTCGGCTGACTTTCTACCTGGGAGACAGCTATCGCCGATATAAGGCATCCGTTCCCGGGTATCCGGGTGTGCCCTGGGGACCGCTGGCGCGCCGGCCGTTACAGGCTTTGGCGCGAAATCCGTCTGGGAATAAAGAGCGATCCGACGTACCTTCTCGCAGGGCTGCATAGAGGCCTGGGTCGATGCCCCTTCATAAACGCCGCTTTCAACTACTCTTGATTTATGCGCTATGCCTGTTGCCCGTCGTTGCTGACGGTGCTCGTCAAGCGCTGCGCACCAACGCGAACTCGCCGTTAGAGTGGGTTCCCGCCTCGTTTCGGCCGCGGCAAGAGTACGAGCGGTTTCGCAGCGATTTCGGTTCGGGCGAAGTGCTGATCGTCAGTTGGGCGGGTTGCACGATCGATTCGCCGGCGCTGGCACTATTGAGCAAAAGCCTGCACCGTCCTGACTTGTTCAGCGATAGTGCCGGAAAGCCATACATTGCCCAAGTGATCTTGTGGTCCAGATGCGATCGCGGGGCTCGTGGCGCCCCCCTTGCGGCTAAAACAGGTCGATGCCAAACAACGTTTGCGCGGCACGCTGCTCGGACCTGATGGGGAGACGACCTGCGCCGTCGTAACGCTCACGCCGGCAGGACTGGCCGATCGTGCCCACGTGGTGGATTTGATTCGCGCCGGACTCAGCAAGCATTGCCAGGTGCCATACGACGCGCAACATCTGGCCGGTCCCGTCATGGACGGATTGATGGTCGATCGAGCCAGTCATACGGCGCTCGATCGTTTCGCGGTGCCGTCGGCGCTTTGCGTGTTCTTACTGTGCTGGTGGTGCTTGAAGTGGCTGCCCGGGGCGATTCTGGTCTTTGGGTTATCCCTGTACTGCGAAGGCGCGACGCTGGCGTTGATCCACATTTGTGGCGACCAGGTGAGCGCCCTGTTGATCGTGCTCCCTCCGTTGATCCAGGTGGTAACAGTCTCGGGCGGCATTCATCTAATCAACTATTACCTGGACGCACGTAAGTCACACAGTCCCGAAGAGGCCGCCTGGCGCGCATTGCACATGGGCTGGCTGCCTTGCGTATTGGCCGCGGCGACAACTGCGATCGGCCTCGGATCTTTGGTGGTCAGTCAGTTGGCGCCGATCCGTAGTTTTGGCGCATATGGCGCAATCGGCGTCCTACTAACGTTGGGCGTCGTTCTGGCGTTTCTGCCAGGCACGCTGGCCGCGTGGAAACCCAAGAGCCTGAGTGTGGGCGGACCCCAAAATGTCGACGGCTCACACACCCGCAGTCAAGCGTGGGATTCGCTCAGCGGCATGGTCATGCGCTATCATCTATTGATCGTGGTCGGATCGGTCCTGCTGATGGCGGGAGGCGGTTGGGGAATTCAGTGGCTCACCACGTCAGTACACATTCAGACGTTGTTCGGCCGCCACAGCCGCATTCTAGAAGACTATGCCTGGATCGAAGAACACGTCGGTCCCTTGGTCCCCGTCGAAGTGGTTCTCGATTTTGCGCATGATTGTCCACTGTCTTTGCCAGATCGATACCATCTGGTCGAACGGGCAAGAGACGAGTTGCGCGGCGTTGCGGATGTGCGGGATACCATGTCGTGCGTAAACTTCATGCCGACCGTGCCCGCCGATATCGACCAGACAAGTGCCGAATACCGCGATTTTCTGCAGGACTTTCTCAGCGAGGCACGTCCCTATTTTGTGAGGCACCGTTACCTGCACGAAACCAGGATGTCTCAACAGTGGCGCCTGACGGCCTTCACCAGCGCGCTAGGCAACATCGATTATGCGGACGTCTTGACGACAATCCGCGAACGGATCGCCGGACGGGGTGGCATAGTCAACCCATCGGCCGGGATTAGCTGTCGGGTGACCGGCATCATGCCGCTGGTCCATGAGATTCAGCGGGCACTGAAGCGTGATTTATTTACCAGCTTCTTGTCCGATTTTGCCATGATCACAATCGTCATGACAATCGCCCAAGGAGGCATCCTGACAGGGATCGTGGCCATGATATCGAACTTTTTTCCGACAGTGCTGATGTTCGGCCTGTTGGGGTGGCTCGAAATTCCCCTGGATATCGGCTCCGTAATGACGGCCAGCGTTGCCTTGGGGATCGCGATCGACGACACGTTTCACTATCTGACGTTTTTCCGCAGAGGCTTGGAGGCCGGACAATCGCGTCGCGATGCGGCCCAAGCCGCGCATCAACATTGCGGCCTCGCCATGGTGCAAAGCTCGCTCATCTGCGGGCTTGGGATGCTGGTGTTCGTCTTCAGCGACTTCCTACCCTCCAGTCGTTTTGCGTGGATGCTCCTTGCGCTATTGATGGTGGGACTGGCAGCGAATCTCGTGCTGTTGCCAGCGCTGGTAATTGGCCCCTTGGGAAAACTGTTCGAGGCTCAGTATCCGCGAAAGGATGCGACGGCACCAACCACACTGCCAATTCGTCGGCCGCCCGAGCGAATGGCCACCTGAGCTTCAGTTAGCAGCCGATGCGGCATGTGAAACGGCGGGCGACAAAAGTCAGACGTGAAGTGCCCGACGGCAAGCCGGTTGCTGGCATCACCCGCCAGCGTCCGAGGGATCAGCGCGTTTTGCCAGTCGCGGCGGGTGGCTCAGTCGTCAATTCCGACGGTGGTCCTTCCAGAATACGCTGTAAGTCGGCTCGGCTCAGCCGGTAGATGAGAATCGAGTAATTGATTTCGGCATCCGGCTCGCGCCCGCGCAGGTAGCTACAAAGCCGTGCGAAAGAGGCCGTGTGAAATGACGTTATCATTTGGCTGACCCCGTCCTGGCCACCGGACTGGTCCAAGAACCTCTGTCGCGCCAATGGATCGTTGCCGGTGCGGTTATAATTGATGAGATTCGCGCGTAACTGCTGGTAAACCTTTTCGTAACCAGGATTCCAACGACGCGGAAAGGCCGTATAGGCCGACTGCAACATCGTGGCGCTAATGCAGTACGTCCCCTCATCGAAGCGCTTCGGAACGACTTCGGCCAGGGCGGCGCCGGACGGCAGCCAGGTCGCGTCGATTCCATAGTATTTGGGACTGCCCATGCCGAAGTACGACAAGTAGACCTTGTTTGGCGACTTGTCGAGTCCCTGGTCCGTCAACCACTTCCCGAGCGCGGGCAGATCTTGCCCCCAATCGAGCGAACTGTCGACGAGGTGACGATAGGCGTACTTTTGCCCACCAATCGATTGATTGAAATACGTCAAATAATTGGGCCATTGCCAGAGGGATTCCAGGACAAACAGACCGACGCAACCGAGCGAGATCAGGGCCAGAGCGGGATGTCGCCGCGAATTCAACCAATTTGTTGACCCATTGCCAGGCTGCGAGTCTTCCGGCGCGCTCGTCGAAGATGACTTAATCGCTTTGCCAGCGACAAGCCGAGATAACCACAGCGCGGAGCCGCCGGCCAGAATGATCATGGCTGGATATGTGGGCAGAAGGTGCCGGTGGCCGATATTCAGATGACTTGTGATAGCGAACGCCCAATAGACCAGAAACAACGACCACAATGGGGCGGCCCGATACAGCCCGGCGATCATTCGCGCGCGGTGCTGACGCGGTGAACGATCGTCGGTAGTCTGCCATGAATTCCAGATGGCAATCATGGCCAGCACCAACAATATCAGTAGCGTCAAAGGAGTCTTGACCAGCAGGCAGTAGGGAAAAAATTGCGGCCAACCCGTGGTACTGAACTCTCCATTGAGAAAGGCCTGCCGCCCCTGGGCAAAATATCGCGCGTAGGCAAAGCCGTACAAATAGGCCTCGGGCAGGAAATGCAGTTCTCGCGACGTGACGATGAACTGATCAATCACGCTACCGTCGTTTTCGAGCAACGTGTCCCAGCTCGGCTGCATGGTATCGACCACAACGGGTTGTTCTCCCGACGAATCGACGGCCGTCATCGCCGGATGAAACATCTCATAGCGGAAGTTGTAGCACGCCCAAATCACGATCCATACCACGATCGCATGAATGCCCAATACCGCCAGATGCGCGAGCAGCCGACGACGGCGCGCATGAATCTGGCACGCTGTCTTTCCCCACGAAACGATTAGCGGTTGCCGCGACGCAATCTGCACGCCTACCAGCAGGGCGCCGACGATAATAATCATTGGCGCAGAGAACTTGGCGACGAACAGGCCCGCCATAACCAAAGCGCTGAGGAACACTTTCTGCCACGTTACGCGGTGCAAGACCGACCACAGGCAGGCCACCGCGGCAGTGAAAAACAAGGCGGCCGTCATGTCAGAGGTAGCGAGAGCCCCGTTCGCGAGCAACGTCGGGCAGAACACATACAACGTCAAGCTGATAAACGCCGCCGTCAGGCCCAAAAGCCGACGCGTCCAACCAAATACAAGCGCGCCAAGCACGACTCCTAATACGGCGATCATCGCTCGACCGCGCCGCAGGATGTCGTCAGCTTCATTCCCCATCAAATACAGGAATCGAGGAGCGATCGATTCTTTTAACGACGTTCGCCACGATTGATCGTCGAGGCTAGAAAACTGGTAGTCCCCGAACAATAGCGGCAGCGCAGCCCATCGCTGTGGCAGATTGCCGTTTTCTGGATGGATGCGAAAGTCGCCGAACTTCCAATACGTGTATCCACCTGCCAGATGGTACGGCTCGTCGAAGGTAGTGCATTTTTCCGCGACGGCCGTCAGCGCCAAGATAAAGTAGCACGCGAGCAACGCTCCAGCCGCGGCCACTTGCCAGGTAGCGAGTCGGCCGACCGGGACGGCCGCGGTCGCCTCCTCCGTTATCGCCCTTTGAGCTGTCACGCGATCGCTCCGATTGCACGTAGTGCAAACGTCGCGGTCGCTTGACGACCCACCCTAGGGACCTCTCCACTTTGCCGCTCGGGAGTAACTGATGTTCGCCTTGCGGTCCGACTACGATTCATCGTCACTCGCCCAAGAATCAATCGACGCGATATTAGGAGTACACCATCCGAAATCAACGACGGGTGCAGCGTTAGCCCCACTTTAACTAGAGACGCCTCCTCAGACAACTGAGTGCAGCGGCCGCGCACCAATCATGAACGCCCAACGATTTCCGAATCACTTCAGTTTCTCGCCCGCCGCTTGAGTGCGGTCCGTTGACTTCTAGTACGATTGTCTTGGTATTCGACGGTGCGAGCGTACGATAACGTCAGGACACATTGCTAGGAGTGGAAAGTCATGGACTATGTGCGACTCGGATCGACGGGATTGAAAGTCTCTCGCTTGTGCCTCGGTACGATGACCTACGGCACCAATCGTTGGCGCGAATGGGTGCTAGAGGAAGAAGAGGGGCGTCCGTTTATTCGCCGCGCCTTGGAACTTGGTATCAACTTCTTCGATACGGCTGACATGTATTCACTCGGCGCAAGCGAAGAGATACTTGGGCGGGCCATGCGAGACTTC is drawn from Pirellulales bacterium and contains these coding sequences:
- a CDS encoding MMPL family transporter, translated to MAPPLRLKQVDAKQRLRGTLLGPDGETTCAVVTLTPAGLADRAHVVDLIRAGLSKHCQVPYDAQHLAGPVMDGLMVDRASHTALDRFAVPSALCVFLLCWWCLKWLPGAILVFGLSLYCEGATLALIHICGDQVSALLIVLPPLIQVVTVSGGIHLINYYLDARKSHSPEEAAWRALHMGWLPCVLAAATTAIGLGSLVVSQLAPIRSFGAYGAIGVLLTLGVVLAFLPGTLAAWKPKSLSVGGPQNVDGSHTRSQAWDSLSGMVMRYHLLIVVGSVLLMAGGGWGIQWLTTSVHIQTLFGRHSRILEDYAWIEEHVGPLVPVEVVLDFAHDCPLSLPDRYHLVERARDELRGVADVRDTMSCVNFMPTVPADIDQTSAEYRDFLQDFLSEARPYFVRHRYLHETRMSQQWRLTAFTSALGNIDYADVLTTIRERIAGRGGIVNPSAGISCRVTGIMPLVHEIQRALKRDLFTSFLSDFAMITIVMTIAQGGILTGIVAMISNFFPTVLMFGLLGWLEIPLDIGSVMTASVALGIAIDDTFHYLTFFRRGLEAGQSRRDAAQAAHQHCGLAMVQSSLICGLGMLVFVFSDFLPSSRFAWMLLALLMVGLAANLVLLPALVIGPLGKLFEAQYPRKDATAPTTLPIRRPPERMAT